In Myxosarcina sp. GI1, the genomic window TTTCCTGGGCGATCTTGAGCAAAAATTATGGGATTGCCCATATTCAAGTAAATTGCGATCGCCAAAATTAAAATCGGCAGCGACAAAATAATTAAAGCGACGGTCGCTACCAATCTATCTGCCAGAAATTTTATTGCTTTACTTAGCATTTTCGAGCGTTTTTTGTATATAGTGAATTACTAAATTTTTATTTGTTTCATTTAGAATTGTTATAAACTACAATTCTCGATTGAATATTGCTGCCACGCTTTTTTCCAGGTATCCAGATTTAGATTGAGTTCTTTTTCTAATTTTTCAAGATCTGCTGCCAGTAAGTTAAAAACATAATCAATTTCGTCAGTACTCGGTTTATAAAGTGTTTTTTTGTTTCTGTAAATTACTTTTTTCAAACCAATTTTTTTAGTTAATTTAATTAGCCAATACAAGTCAAGGTCGTAAAACCATCTACCTGCTTGTTTTACAAGTTTGACTAGCCGAAAATTAACGGGAGTTTCATTAACATTTACCTTTTGATTGAGTTGTTCGGGAATTGTTAATAAGTCAACTCCAATTGCTTCACACAGATTATCGGCAAAAGCCTGGGGACTATCTTGTAGCAAATCGTAAAAGACAATTTTGACATTATCTCTGCCATAAGTAGCAATCCATTTAGTCAGATGGGTGTAATAAAGTGCATTGTCTAATAAATCTGAGTTTTGCTTTAATGCCTCTGTTAATGTAG contains:
- a CDS encoding sulfotransferase domain-containing protein, yielding MTDKRLNFVAVGPFKTATSWMYAYMRLHPQVSLPTRVKETFFFNRQDRYDKGWDWFLANFDPQDDFKLRGEFAPAYFTSEAARSRIYQINPQCKIVVSLREPISQLTSFYLHKLNRGEITQGTTLTEALKQNSDLLDNALYYTHLTKWIATYGRDNVKIVFYDLLQDSPQAFADNLCEAIGVDLLTIPEQLNQKVNVNETPVNFRLVKLVKQAGRWFYDLDLYWLIKLTKKIGLKKVIYRNKKTLYKPSTDEIDYVFNLLAADLEKLEKELNLNLDTWKKAWQQYSIENCSL